The sequence CTTGCAAGAAAATggtttcttattcttctttcttttttttttttttcctttttttttagtgtGAGAGTTTGATTAGTCTAATGGGGTGAAAGTCTGATTTTTTAAGCTCTACTTGTGTACATCATGTGTACATCGGTTGTGTCCCCTCTTTTTATTAGGagctttttttaatatattctaatgttgttttttcctattaaaataaataaataaaaccagtGCAAAAATCACATATTCAAACAGATCACATGTTACGATAGGTAGCATTAATGGGTTATTATCAAAAATCTATAATGAAAAGTACCTCCATTATTATCAAAAGATTTAAGGTAATAAATTCCATAATTGCATCCAAAGGAAGCTAAAAAGAAGTAAACATATAACTCAGTAATGAAACTAATGGACAAGGGAAAAGCTACATACAGCCTCAGGCAGGTTGCGATCCATCCCACGACCTCGATGCAGACAAAGAGCAAGTTGGTATTGAGCACGGACATAGCCAGCATTGGAAGATAGATATAACCACTTTGCAGCTTCCTCTCGTTTTGGTGGTTCAGCTAGATATATGACCATAAATAGAAGACAAGACGGTAAGGAAACAAATAAGGTTTATGATTATTGAAATCATTATTGAAGAACTCTCAAGCTCTGGCTACCAAGATCAGAAGCaccaaaatatattaaattgaacAAACTATCATTGAGAAGGCATTGTGTACACAACTCACCAACTAGTCATGCTGCAGTCAATGTATCATCCATGAAGCTAAAAGGTAATAAGGGTTCCCTCTCCAAGTTTAGTAAAATTCCAAAAACATAAAACCCTTCTTCTTCTATAGGAATATTAATCAAAGTCCATTTTCtgttatataaaattttcattcaaaaccTATCCCACTTGTTAGCATAGTCATCATTTACTTTCTATTTGGGTATCCAAACTTTTACATTGGTGTTATAACATATATTGAAGAAAATCAGTATCCAAAAGGGACCAAAGAAGCACCACTTAATATAGGCATGagagaaaaacatgtttgataataaatGCATAAAACCCTCAGACTTCCTAGTTTatctatcatattttttaaaaataaaaaagacagaAGTGAATGCAACCTTCATTTCCAGCCTGAACATACTTACAGGCAACCTGAACAACTTTCATGGCCAACTAGAACTTCCCCCATTACAAAACCCAACTCCAATTAAATCCTAAATGATAACCCCTCAGTCTGGACACCAATTTATCATTCAACTGGGAACGTTCTTTTGTTCCAAGTACTCCAACTGTAACCCTATTTCTTCATCAGCAAAACTTAAAACTCCTCACCACAAAATGAAGATACAAAGTAAAAGCTACCCCACACCAAGCATGCAAACTTGAAATCACACCCTATTCACTATATACTCATTAAACATACACCCCAAATTGAATATCAATAGACTCCAACTtgcatccaaaaaaaaaatcaagagtcCTGTGAAACTTCTTCCAAAGACAATGGGATGCTGAATTGCAAATCACACTCGCACAAGATGATCAAAACTCGTACAGAATTCCATCAAAAGAATATGAGATACTAAATTGCAATGTTCCTACAAACATAAAACAAACCGGCTGATAGCCCTATCCCACGCACCCCAAACAAAGAAAcgacttaaataataaataaggatcaacatttttttagtttctaagACTACCACAGCACATGAACCTCGAAAATAATGGATAAAATAGAGTTAGTAATTACAGTGCAAGTAAGAGATGCCCAAATTGCACTGAGCGGTGGGGTCGCCTAGCTCTGCGGCTTTGCGATACAAGGCTATAGACTCCTCCTTCTTCCCCATTTCCCAATAAATAAGACCGGCATCGACCATAGCCAGGGTTGAGCCCCGACCTGCACCTTTTAAGAAAGAGTCGAGAGCCTTTTGAATGTTAGGTCGAACCCCGCCATGGCCGTGTTTGAAGCGCTTCCCCCATTTCAAGAGCAACATGGCCTCTCTCAGCGGGCGAAGCGAATCCCTCCATGATCTGCATACCAACGACGCCGTTTGGAGGTCTGGCAGCGTGAAAGTGGCAGCGATTTTCTGCAGAATATCGTCTGGCAGCTTGGAGAAATCGGTTTCCTCCCTTGATGATCTGAAAGGAATTGTAATGGAGCTGTACCTTTTGGAACGGAGGCGGGTTTCCTCCTTTTTTCCGCTGCCGCTGTATAGACGGAGGGCGGTGAAACGAGAGCCTTCCGATTTCACGGGCCATGTTCTTTGCTTCATCTACCTGGTATGACCTACCTCCAAGCCCCAAGAGAGAGAGACAAAGAGGTACAGTTTGATGTCCTAGACCTTTCGCCCAGAATAGGAGGGAGTCGCTGAAGTCTCTTCATTCACATTTCGCACTGGGATGTACGACCACCTCAGTCCGCCGGTTGATGCAGCGTCATCTTTGATCTTGCAAGGTGATTTCAAACTTCCAATCATCTTTAAATGGCTGCGTCATCGTCTCGTTGGTATAGCGGCCCACTTTTAGGTTTGGACATTTGCCGGCCCAAACCCAACCAATACTTGGATTTCCAGCGTGATCCCAGTTCAAGAACCTTCTTATAAATCTGGTCCAAGTATCTCTGGATTGGGCTTATCTTGGCCTTGGATGTATGGACCGGCCCAAGTTCAACTACAAAAAGGACATTATAGTCTTTTCTTGCTTCGTTCAACAAGAGTGATGTAGATTCCACGCTCCAACTTTGCTACAAGTTACAAAGCTCTCAACTTCCAGAACTAgccctttttaatttttgtttccgACTTTTGATTGGCTATTAGGGTTTCTTTtgggaaaaataattattatttatagttGTAGataaacataattaatataaataaaaaaaggtattttctaatattattataatgaaaccgatttaataaaacaatttaaaaaaaacaaatatgaaaatttcaatcaaagaaaaataaaatattattttcaattatttgtaaaaatgaaaggacatataatataattaaatttaatatttttattttaacat is a genomic window of Vitis riparia cultivar Riparia Gloire de Montpellier isolate 1030 chromosome 1, EGFV_Vit.rip_1.0, whole genome shotgun sequence containing:
- the LOC117915851 gene encoding F-box protein At1g70590 isoform X1, with protein sequence MKQRTWPVKSEGSRFTALRLYSGSGKKEETRLRSKRYSSITIPFRSSREETDFSKLPDDILQKIAATFTLPDLQTASLVCRSWRDSLRPLREAMLLLKWGKRFKHGHGGVRPNIQKALDSFLKGAGRGSTLAMVDAGLIYWEMGKKEESIALYRKAAELGDPTAQCNLGISYLHSEPPKREEAAKWLYLSSNAGYVRAQYQLALCLHRGRGMDRNLPEAARWYLKAAEGGYVRAMYNVSLCYSYGEGLVHSHRQARRWMKRAADRGHSKAQFEHGLGLFSEGEMMKAVVYLELATRAGETAAAHVKNVILQQLSVTSRDRAMLLADNWRALPTSH
- the LOC117915851 gene encoding F-box protein At1g70590 isoform X2; its protein translation is MKQRTWPVKSEGSRFTALRLYSGSGKKEETRLRSKRYSSITIPFRSSREETDFSKLPDDILQKIAATFTLPDLQTASLVCRSWRDSLRPLREAMLLLKWGKRFKHGHGGVRPNIQKALDSFLKGAGRGSTLAMVDAGLIYWEMGKKEESIALYRKAAELGDPTAQCNLGISYLHSEPPKREEAAKWLYLSSNAGYVRAQYQLALCLHRGRGMDRNLPEAARWYLKAAEGGYVRAMYNVSLCYSYGEGLVHSHRQARRWMKRAADRGHSKAQFEHGLGLFSLSLKSGL